One Mastacembelus armatus chromosome 10, fMasArm1.2, whole genome shotgun sequence DNA window includes the following coding sequences:
- the LOC113144621 gene encoding uncharacterized protein LOC113144621: MYLWRLSVAVTLGLVWYFSDCGRTVTQYFLCCLLCFTTPLLFGNSVRERSTQTDEETKEAPLEETGEDLCDGLAEEVEIREQAEPLDSQYPHVKRSLQQVFAGAYTQLVLPWYSVPEPCEHQPLYQVLSREFDIIIDRIIERAKDFDVCQAVMGSIRILTQHLHNSKQSDRQLLFSSRADEVAVLREFSDALVRNLFPESLWGQDVHRCALNEIVALKGLGLLVTWLSDPDNLNQLVVSQLDSLSPKGSVEELCGSDTEKASLASQEDKADGSEVSSEKTEISSCNRIKGKSKGHRLKEGWSKFMDKMKPRKGKKKKTKVMEQDPMMRMMSIRCDASNEDDVSSREGSIHSQQDSDRDSDLENYLADVQEEMMEFKLSYEMWRVGRWAVSIPHADWEAKGLILTVHLEENNSPENLQWDIKKTYIDVIHFRNRWQDSTSLPTILVLEDSEVSDKVKEEVRVSVEHFLQELVSDNLIGHTQPVFQFLCPFDKLLDEEEDHGGVWGLLSGLAYFLTPGQEEEENSSPQTETPKEIIIPSPHSESTVQPSENSGPSIEKSNDEPIAPLPAIIISQCDPTSEPPDEAEKEKAEKEPQSAVNSDSSSNESCSQDKMEDSDNPVTSHFKVIKGLTRSKSPESPASIKHGGDKDPPDSDLMLRCIQNRDSQGESEDRSKFNSSASSNKKEKIFFKMSSGTNKAKGKDQTNLPREEDSQCQKSQANWEQLDATKAIFDLLKEIAGNSILINIFDAILKPVMSILKKKVNSFLNKMNPTGVQMAAYIDTLRDKLWPDFESSTVAPPPPSPPRTEEEKSETRERAHHLLSARCSRYLILKKTDVEFVFNLFQKTEENKTLIYTLLSFLLREFFPSEHSLNVSAAALQKVTKSTH, encoded by the exons ATGTATCTGTGGCGCTTGTCGGTCGCAGTCACTCTCGGCTTGGTGTGGTATTTTTCAGACTGCGGCCGCACAGTGACACAGTACTTTTTATGTTGCCTCCTCTGCTTTACAACTCCACTATTATTTGGAAACAGTGTGCGAGAGCGCAGCACTCAAACTGATGAGGAAACCAAGGAAGCCCCGCTAGAG GAAACTGGTGAAGACTTGTGTGATGGATTGGCTGAAGAAGTAGAAATCAGGGAGCAGGCTGAACCGCTGGATTCCCAGTATCCACATGTGAAGAGGTCACTGCAGCAAG TGTTTGCGGGGGCCTACACTCAGCTGGTCCTGCCTTGGTACAGTGTTCCTGAGCCATGTGAGCACCAACCTCTGTACCAGGTGCTCAGCAGGGAATTCGACATCATAATCGACCGCATCATCGAAAGAGCTAAAGACTTTGATGTTTGCCAGGCCGTCATGGGCTCCATTCGCATTTTGACCCAGCACCTGCACAATTCAAAGCAGTCTGACAG GCAGCTCTTGTTCAGCTCCAGAGCAGATGAGGTTGCGGTCCTCAGGGAGTTTTCAGATGCTCTTGTGCGTAACCTTTTCCCCGAATCTCTTTGGGGCCAAGACGTCCACCGCTGTGCCTTAAACGAGATTGTTGCCTTAAAGG GGCTGGGCCTGTTGGTGACATGGCTGTCTGACCCTGACAACCTGAACCAGTTGGTGGTGAGCCAGCTGGACAGCCTGTCCCCCAAAGGCTCTGTGGAGGAGTTGTGTGGATCTGACACGGAAAAAGCCTCTCTGGCTTCGCAGGAGGACAAGGCCGATGGCAGTGAAGT GAGCTCGGAGAAAACAGAGATTTCATCCTGCAACAGGATCAAGGGGAAAAGCAAAG gtcaCAGGTTAAAGGAAGGATGGTCAAAGTTTATGGATAAGATGAAACCCAGGAAgggcaagaagaagaagacaaaagtGATGGAGCAGGACCCCATGATGAGGATGATGTCCATCCGGTGTGACGCATCCAACGAGGACGATGTCAGCAGCAGAGAGGGCTCCATTCACAGCCAGCAAGACTCTGACAGG GACAGTGATCTGGAGAACTACCTGGCAGATGTTCAGGAGGAAATGATGGAATTCAAGTTGTCATATGAAATGTGGCGTGTTGGTCGCTGGGCTGTCAGCATCCCTCAT GCTGACTGGGAGGCTAAGGGCCTAATCCTCACTGTGCACCTGGAGGAGAATAACAGCCCTGAGAACCTACAATGGGACATCAAGAAGACGTATATAGATGTGATACATTTTCGCAACCGATGGCAG GACTCGACCAGCCTGCCCACAATCCTGGTGCTGGAGGATTCAGAGGTCAGCGATAAGGTTAAAGAAGAAGTTAGAGTATCAGTGGAGCACTTCCTGCAG gAGTTAGTTTCTGATAATCTGATTGGCCACACTCAGCCAGTGTTTCAGTTCCTCTGCCCGTTTGACAAACTGCTTGATGAGGAGGAAGACCATGGAGGCGTGTGGGGCCTTCTCAGTGGCTTGGCCTACTTCCTGACTCCAGGtcaagaagaggaagag AACTCCAGCCCTCAGACAGAAACCCCAAAAGAAATCATAATCCCCTCTCCGCATTCAGAGTCCACAGTACAGCCTTCAGAAAACTCTGGTCCTTCTATTGAGAAGAGCAACGATGAACCCATTGCGCCACTCCCAGCTATCATTATCTCCCAATGTGATCCTACTTCAGAGCCACCTGACGAGGcagaaaaggagaaagcagaaaagGAGCCACAGTCTGCTGTGAACTCAGACTCTTCAAGCAATGAAAGCTGTTCCCAAGACAAAATGGAGGACTCTGATAATCCTGTAACCTCTCACTTTAAAGTGATCAAAGGGCTGACACGATCCAAGTCACCAGAGTCTCCGGCCTCAATAAAACATGGCGGTGATAAAGATCCACCCGATTCAGATTTAATGCTACGCTGCATCCAAAATAGAGACTCGCAGGGAGAGAGCGAAGACCGGTCAAAGTTTAATAGCAGTGCAAGTTcaaataaaaaggagaaaatatttttcaagatGTCAAGTGGCACAAACAAGGCTAAAGGGAAGGATCAGACCAATTTGCCAAGAGAGGAGGATTCCCAGTGCCAAAAGAGCCAAGCCAACTGGGAGCAGCTGGACGCAACCAAAGCAATATTTGACCTGCTGAAAGAAATAGCCG GAAACTCTATCCTGATAAACATATTTGATGCCATTTTGAAACCTGTTATGTCCATATTGAAAAA GAAAGTGAACTCTTTCCTAAACAAGATGAACCCAACAGGAGTGCAGATGGCTGCATACATTGACACTCTGCGAGACAAACTGTGGCCAGACTTTGAATCATCCACAGTggcacctcctcctccttctcctcctcgcACCGAAGAGGAGAAATCCGAGACGAGGGAGCGGGCGCATCACCTCCTCAGTGCCAGAT GTTCGCGCTATCTCATCTTGAAGAAGACGGACGtggagtttgtttttaatcttttccaGAAGAcggaagaaaacaaaacactgatataT acACTCCTGTCATTCCTGCTGAGGGAGTTTTTTCCCAGTGAGCATTCCCTAAATGTGAGCGCTGCTGCTCTACAGAAAGTGACCAAATCCACTCACTGA